A window of Saccopteryx leptura isolate mSacLep1 chromosome 5, mSacLep1_pri_phased_curated, whole genome shotgun sequence contains these coding sequences:
- the TNFRSF6B gene encoding tumor necrosis factor receptor superfamily member 6B, producing the protein MKTPGRPPLIPLPVPFLLLVLAFGGVAEDMPAHPCGLVEDAPTYLWQDADTQEWLTCRQCPPGTFVYRPCSRDRPTACLRCPAQHYTQFWNYLQRCRYCNVICGENEEEARPCSIVHNRACRCRPGYFALAGLCVEHTPCPPGSGVVALGTPTQNTQCQQCPPGTFSANSSSSEQCQPHRNCTALGLALNVPGSPFHDAMCTSCADSPRSTPEPGGAETEECERALVDFVAFQNVSFRALLRLQHALTNQEAWNPPHSWEERASLQQKLQQRLTELREAQPGGLVAGLLQALHAARLRALERTVRKRFLLAG; encoded by the exons ATGAAGACACCAGGGAGGCCGCCCCTGATCCCACTGCCGGTGCCCTTCCTGCTGCTGGTGCTGGCCTTTGGCGGGGTGGCGGAGGACATGCCCGCCCACCCGTGCGGGTTGGTGGAGGACGCGCCCACCTATCTGTGGCAGGACGCGGACACGCAGGAGTGGCTGACGTGCCGCCAGTGCCCCCCGGGCACCTTTGTGTACCGGCCGTGCAGCCGGGACCGCCCCACGGCGTGCCTCCGGTGCCCGGCGCAACACTACACGCAGTTCTGGAACTACCTGCAGCGCTGCCGCTACTGCAACGTCATCTGCGGGGAGAACGAGGAGGAGGCACGGCCGTGCTCCATCGTCCACAACCGCGCCTGCCGCTGCCGCCCCGGCTACTTCGCGCTCGCGGGCTTGTGCGTGGAGCACACGCCCTGCCCCCCCGGCTCTGGAGTGGTCGCCCTCG GGACCCCCACCCAGAACACTCAGTGCCAGCAGTGTCCCCCGGGCACCTTCTCGGCCAACAGCTCCAGTTCCGAGCAGTGCCAGCCCCACCGCAACTGCACGGCCCTGGGCCTGGCCCTCAACGTGCCGGGCTCCCCCTTCCACGACGCCATGTGCACCAGCTGCGCGGACTCCCCACGCAGCACGCCAGAGCCAGGAGGGGCAG AGACTGAGGAATGTGAACGCGCCCTTGTGGACTTCGTGGCTTTCCAGAACGTCTCCTTCAGGGCGCTTTTGCGGCTGCAGCATGCCCTCACGAACCAGGAGGCCTGGAATCCGCCGCACTCATGGGAGGAGCGTGCGTCCTTGCAGCAGAAGCTGCAGCAGCGGCTCACGGAGCTCCGGGAGGCACAGCCTGGGGGACTAGTGGCGGGGCTGTTGCAGGCCCTGCACGCAGCCAGGCTGCGGGCGCTGGAGCGCACTGTCCGAAAGCGCTTCCTCCTGGCTGGGTga